One stretch of Streptomyces sp. 135 DNA includes these proteins:
- a CDS encoding UDP-N-acetylmuramoyl-L-alanyl-D-glutamate--2,6-diaminopimelate ligase, protein MTTITPDPGNHPPPRPSLRPEWGAPGTLTAVPHADQSQTTQKGAPVTYPGPPRPDQVSATSLTDLAGQLGVAVEGAAQITGITHDSRAVRPGDIYAALPGARMHGADFVAQAADLGAAAILTDPTGAERAAATGLPVLVVDSPRGRMGELAATVYGHPGRDLLQIGITGTSGKTTTAYLVEGGLKGLRATGLIGTVEMRIGETRIKSERTTPEATDLQALFAVMRERGVEAVAMEVSSHALVLGRVDGCVFDVAVFNNLSPEHMEFHSDMEDYFQAKAQLFTKRRSRLGVVNFDDEYGRRLVTESEVPVTTFSAEGHPDADWRAEDVVVGPLDSTFVVVGPKGERITAKSPLAGPFNVANTLAAIVSLAVAGIDPQQAADGVAAVPGVPGRLERVDAGQPYLAVVDYAHKTDAVESVLRALRKVTEGKLHIVLGCGGDRDRTKRMPMGAAAARLADTAVLTSDNPRGEDPLAILATMLAGAAEVPIHERGDVAVFEDRAAAIRAAVVRARPGDTVLVAGKGHEQGQDIAGVVRPFDDRQVLREAIQQTQG, encoded by the coding sequence GTGACAACGATCACTCCCGACCCCGGGAACCACCCCCCGCCACGCCCCTCACTTCGCCCCGAGTGGGGTGCGCCCGGTACGCTCACCGCCGTGCCACACGCTGATCAGTCCCAAACCACCCAGAAGGGCGCTCCCGTGACCTACCCGGGACCGCCGCGGCCGGACCAGGTCTCCGCGACCTCCTTGACGGACCTGGCGGGCCAGCTGGGCGTCGCCGTCGAGGGCGCCGCGCAGATCACGGGCATCACGCACGACTCCCGCGCGGTCCGCCCCGGTGACATCTACGCCGCGCTGCCCGGCGCCCGTATGCACGGCGCCGACTTCGTGGCGCAGGCCGCCGACCTCGGCGCCGCGGCGATCCTCACGGACCCGACCGGTGCCGAACGCGCGGCCGCGACCGGCCTGCCGGTCCTGGTCGTCGACAGCCCGCGCGGCCGGATGGGCGAACTCGCGGCGACGGTCTACGGCCACCCCGGCCGCGACCTCCTCCAGATCGGCATCACCGGCACCTCCGGCAAGACGACGACCGCGTACCTCGTCGAGGGCGGCCTCAAGGGCCTGCGCGCGACCGGGCTCATCGGCACCGTCGAGATGCGCATCGGCGAGACGCGCATCAAGTCGGAGCGTACGACCCCCGAAGCCACCGACCTCCAGGCGCTGTTCGCGGTGATGCGCGAGCGCGGCGTCGAGGCGGTCGCCATGGAGGTCTCCAGCCACGCCCTGGTGCTCGGGCGCGTGGACGGCTGCGTCTTCGACGTCGCCGTCTTCAACAACCTGAGCCCGGAGCACATGGAGTTCCACTCCGACATGGAGGACTACTTCCAGGCCAAGGCGCAGCTGTTCACCAAGCGGCGCTCGCGGCTCGGCGTGGTCAACTTCGACGACGAGTACGGGCGTCGGCTCGTCACCGAGTCCGAGGTGCCCGTCACCACGTTCTCCGCCGAGGGACACCCCGACGCCGACTGGCGCGCCGAGGACGTCGTGGTCGGCCCGCTGGACTCGACGTTCGTCGTGGTCGGCCCCAAGGGCGAGCGCATCACGGCGAAGTCGCCGCTGGCCGGCCCCTTCAACGTCGCCAACACCCTCGCCGCGATCGTCTCGCTGGCCGTCGCGGGCATCGACCCGCAGCAGGCCGCCGACGGCGTCGCCGCGGTGCCCGGCGTGCCCGGCCGCCTGGAGCGCGTCGACGCGGGCCAGCCCTACCTCGCGGTCGTCGACTACGCCCACAAGACGGACGCCGTCGAATCGGTCCTGCGCGCGCTGCGCAAGGTCACCGAGGGCAAGCTGCACATCGTGCTCGGCTGCGGCGGCGACCGCGACAGGACCAAGCGGATGCCGATGGGCGCGGCTGCGGCCCGCCTCGCCGACACCGCCGTACTGACCTCCGACAACCCCCGTGGCGAGGACCCCCTCGCGATCCTCGCCACGATGCTCGCCGGCGCCGCCGAGGTGCCGATCCACGAGCGCGGCGACGTCGCCGTGTTCGAGGACCGCGCCGCCGCCATCCGCGCGGCCGTCGTCCGCGCGCGACCGGGCGACACCGTCCTGGTCGCGGGCAAGGGCCACGAGCAGGGGCAGGACATCGCCGGGGTGGTGCGTCCCTTCGACGACCGCCAGGTGCTTCGCGAAGCTATCCAGCAAACCCAGGGATGA